The Clostridium sporogenes genome contains a region encoding:
- a CDS encoding ribonuclease HII has translation MNINNLENIRYNEIKEFADKIKKEFTFSQKQEVMDIIEKLNKDSRKNVIKLGESLEKFLNKYEEELKRINTMYNFDKRYVDSYLIAGVDEVGRGPLAGPIVAAAVILDLNVEEMHRILNIKDSKKLSEKKREELDIIIREKAISYNIALVDNKTIDERGIAWSNNEVLKRAVEGLKVKPDLVLSDGYAVKNLNIRNEFIIKGDSKSISIASASIIAKVYRDNMMKEYSKELSMYGFNHNAGYGTEEHIQAIKKYGTSKIHRMSFLTNIL, from the coding sequence ATGAATATAAATAATTTAGAAAATATACGATATAATGAAATAAAGGAATTCGCAGATAAAATTAAAAAAGAATTTACATTTTCTCAAAAACAAGAGGTTATGGATATAATAGAAAAATTAAATAAAGATTCTCGAAAAAATGTTATAAAGTTAGGTGAGTCTCTTGAAAAATTTTTAAATAAGTATGAAGAAGAATTAAAAAGAATAAATACTATGTATAATTTTGATAAAAGATATGTGGATAGTTATTTAATAGCAGGAGTAGACGAAGTTGGCAGAGGCCCTTTAGCGGGTCCTATTGTGGCTGCTGCGGTGATTTTAGATTTAAACGTAGAGGAAATGCATAGGATACTTAATATAAAGGATTCTAAAAAGCTTTCAGAAAAAAAGAGAGAAGAATTAGATATAATAATAAGAGAAAAAGCTATAAGTTACAATATAGCCTTAGTAGATAATAAAACAATAGATGAAAGAGGTATAGCTTGGAGTAATAATGAAGTGCTTAAAAGAGCAGTAGAAGGTCTGAAGGTAAAACCTGACTTAGTTTTATCTGATGGATATGCAGTTAAAAATTTGAATATAAGAAATGAATTTATAATAAAAGGTGATAGTAAAAGTATTAGTATAGCATCTGCATCTATTATAGCTAAGGTATATAGAGATAATATGATGAAAGAATATTCTAAAGAGTTAAGTATGTATGGTTTTAACCATAATGCAGGTTATGGCACAGAAGAACATATACAAGCAATAAAAAAATATGGAACTTCTAAAATACATAGAATGAGTTTTTTAACAAATATATTATAA
- the ylqF gene encoding ribosome biogenesis GTPase YlqF translates to MNINWFPGHMAKTRRQIKESLKMVDAIIEIRDARIVSSSKNPEIEDICGNKPRIILLNKKDLAEDKVTKKWINSLSQDNIKVLAVNSVTGEGLNKIKPTLNELLKEKHERMKNKGLVKIVDRAMVVGIPNVGKSSFINKMAKNSIAKVGDRPGVTKSKQWIKTKMDIELMDTPGVLWPKLDSEIVQLNLAFTGAIKDEIMDIETLALRLVERLQDKYPERLIKRYKLEAIEENPLNNLDNIGRKRGALISKGEIDYNRISVILLDEFRGGKLGAISLEDPEDIIKDNVEIEEQESPLKG, encoded by the coding sequence ATGAACATAAATTGGTTTCCAGGTCATATGGCAAAGACTCGTAGACAAATAAAAGAAAGTTTAAAAATGGTAGATGCCATAATAGAAATAAGAGATGCTAGAATAGTAAGCTCTAGTAAAAATCCAGAGATAGAAGATATATGTGGTAATAAACCTAGAATAATTCTTTTAAATAAAAAGGATTTAGCCGAGGATAAAGTAACCAAGAAGTGGATAAATTCCTTATCACAGGATAATATAAAAGTTTTAGCAGTAAATTCTGTAACAGGAGAGGGATTAAATAAGATAAAACCAACATTAAATGAATTATTAAAAGAAAAACATGAAAGAATGAAAAATAAAGGTTTAGTTAAAATAGTAGATAGAGCTATGGTAGTAGGTATACCTAATGTAGGAAAGTCATCTTTTATAAATAAAATGGCTAAAAACTCTATAGCTAAAGTAGGAGATAGACCAGGAGTTACAAAGAGCAAACAATGGATAAAAACTAAGATGGATATAGAGCTTATGGATACTCCAGGAGTTTTATGGCCAAAACTAGATAGTGAAATTGTACAATTAAATTTAGCCTTTACAGGAGCTATTAAAGATGAAATTATGGATATAGAAACCTTAGCTTTAAGATTGGTAGAAAGGCTTCAGGATAAATATCCAGAAAGATTGATAAAAAGATATAAATTAGAAGCAATAGAGGAAAATCCTTTAAACAATTTAGATAATATAGGTAGAAAAAGAGGAGCTTTAATTTCTAAGGGAGAAATAGACTATAATAGAATATCTGTAATTCTTTTAGATGAATTTAGAGGTGGGAAATTAGGTGCTATTTCTTTAGAAGATCCAGAGGATATTATAAAGGATAATGTAGAAATAGAGGAACAGGAAAGTCCTCTTAAAGGTTAA
- the lepB gene encoding signal peptidase I, whose translation MLKELMEIVKSIIVAVIAAFLIITFVFETVSVEGHSMDPTLNNRDRLIVEKVSYYFRKPKDGDIVVIKYPSDTREKFIKRVIAVPGDTVSIHDNKVYVNGKAKEESYILENYMEDFNEVKVPENSVFVMGDNRNHSRDSRFPDVGFVNYKLVVGRAAIRIYPFNKFGSLYSTNK comes from the coding sequence ATGTTAAAAGAATTAATGGAAATTGTAAAATCTATAATAGTAGCTGTAATAGCAGCTTTTTTAATTATAACTTTTGTATTTGAAACCGTAAGTGTAGAAGGACATTCTATGGATCCAACACTAAATAATAGAGATAGGCTTATAGTAGAAAAGGTAAGTTATTATTTTAGAAAACCTAAAGATGGAGATATAGTTGTAATTAAATATCCATCAGATACTAGAGAAAAGTTTATAAAAAGAGTTATAGCTGTTCCAGGAGATACAGTGAGTATACATGATAACAAAGTATATGTAAATGGTAAAGCTAAAGAGGAAAGTTATATACTGGAAAATTATATGGAAGACTTTAATGAAGTGAAAGTTCCAGAAAATTCAGTATTTGTTATGGGAGATAACAGAAATCATAGTAGGGATAGTAGATTCCCGGATGTTGGTTTTGTAAATTATAAATTAGTAGTAGGAAGAGCAGCTATAAGAATATATCCTTTTAACAAATTTGGTAGTTTGTACTCTACGAATAAATAA
- a CDS encoding YraN family protein, whose translation MHYCNKDIGSFGETIAADYITNCGYIILEKNFRCKLGEIDIIAKDKNFIVFIEVKTRYGSIYGSPSEAITFKKQNNIYKTAQLYIIKKAIHNKFYFRFDVIEVILNTLNSNYSVKLIKNAFQI comes from the coding sequence ATGCACTACTGTAATAAAGATATTGGTTCTTTTGGTGAAACTATAGCTGCTGACTATATTACAAATTGTGGATATATTATATTAGAAAAAAATTTTAGGTGTAAACTAGGTGAAATAGATATAATAGCTAAGGATAAAAATTTTATTGTCTTTATAGAGGTTAAAACTAGATATGGTTCTATTTATGGTAGTCCTAGTGAAGCTATAACTTTTAAAAAGCAAAATAATATTTACAAAACAGCTCAATTATACATAATAAAAAAAGCTATACATAATAAATTTTATTTTAGATTTGATGTAATAGAAGTAATCTTAAACACCCTCAATAGTAATTACTCTGTAAAACTTATAAAAAATGCTTTTCAAATATAA
- the rplS gene encoding 50S ribosomal protein L19 encodes MLEVIKAIEAEQVRSDLPEFNVGDTVKVHQKIKEGTRERVQVFEGTVLKRQNGGARETFTVRRVAYNVAVEKTFPVNSPLIEKIQVVRRGKVRRAKLYYLRDRVGKAAKVKERI; translated from the coding sequence ATGTTAGAAGTTATAAAAGCTATAGAAGCAGAACAAGTAAGAAGTGATTTACCAGAATTCAATGTAGGAGATACTGTAAAAGTTCACCAAAAAATCAAAGAAGGAACTAGAGAAAGAGTTCAAGTATTTGAAGGAACAGTTTTAAAAAGACAAAATGGTGGAGCAAGAGAAACTTTCACAGTAAGAAGAGTTGCTTACAATGTAGCAGTTGAAAAAACTTTCCCAGTTAACTCACCATTAATTGAGAAGATCCAAGTTGTAAGAAGAGGTAAAGTAAGAAGAGCTAAACTATACTACTTAAGAGATAGAGTAGGTAAGGCAGCAAAAGTTAAAGAAAGAATATAA